The following coding sequences are from one Acidobacteriota bacterium window:
- a CDS encoding DEAD/DEAH box helicase translates to MTSEVERLMAAVRDVLPRGLWSRGVALHREGAVLLQEHQEGSFVFRIAPRGGLLAEAVSLFPGDEDWECTCPSRQEACEHVAAAVIALHREGDSPGPETGGPLPLGYRLLSRPGGSIHVERVAVGPDGEEPLRAPIAALARGRAEGPRIAATPVDLEIERCLATPAGSEKTLLPWERLLPLLERCRDLRLDGRPIAADKTALMPIVVVEDHDSGGFVLRLRPARVERDLGRGLVVAGGKLRLRGEPGLTRREVEELGRGRILPRHRVGELVTEILPDLRRRLQVEVVTRRLPATASVPPRVEIETRREGSVLRLRPEIVYGDPPTGKIEQGRLIYLGRGEVPRRDREREGVLRARLGRLGLRPGEDLRVEGEQAVTLARQLARLPFTIKGEALDRFFLAAPLAPHLTIDGTRLDVDFRCTEDVPGAPRGSRASAEDVLGAWRRGESLVPLREGGWSPLPAAWLARHGETLADLMAARDADGRLPAACAGTLARLARQADDDDAAVELRSPVVDRLAAPTDAPPESLPEDLEATLRAYQLEGVRWLQRLRRAGVGGLLADDMGLGKTLQALCVVEAPALVVCPTSLLHNWSHETARFRPALRVNVYHGPRRKLDPDADLTLTSYAVARLDTDTLARVEWKTLILDEAQAIKNPESQAARAVCSLSAEFRLALTGTPVENRLEELWSQLHFANPRMLGSRRDFLERYARPITSGDEQVAERLRRRVRPFILRRVKAQVAPELPTRSEIELYCTLGEEERELYSALELATRREVVARLRRGGSVMAALEALLRLRQAACHPALVPGSRVRRSAKVELLIGRLAVAAEDGHRSLVFSQWTGLLDLVEAPLRQAGLDFVRLDGSTRDRAAVVAAFQHEQGPPVMLVSLKAGGTGLNLTAADHVFLLDPWWNPAVEDQAADRTHRIGQQRPVLIHRLIAEDTVEERILALQRAKRRLADAILDGTGSTAGLSRDDLLALLD, encoded by the coding sequence ATGACCTCGGAGGTCGAAAGACTCATGGCCGCCGTGCGGGATGTGCTGCCCCGTGGCCTCTGGTCCCGGGGAGTGGCGCTGCACAGGGAAGGTGCGGTTCTCCTTCAAGAACACCAGGAAGGGAGCTTCGTCTTTCGCATCGCACCGCGGGGCGGCCTGCTGGCCGAAGCGGTCTCTCTCTTCCCCGGGGACGAGGACTGGGAATGCACCTGCCCTTCCCGGCAGGAGGCCTGCGAACACGTGGCCGCCGCCGTCATCGCCCTGCACCGGGAAGGCGACTCCCCAGGGCCGGAAACCGGCGGGCCGCTCCCCCTCGGCTACCGCCTGCTCTCGAGGCCAGGCGGCTCGATACACGTCGAAAGGGTCGCCGTGGGACCCGATGGCGAAGAGCCGCTGCGCGCGCCGATCGCGGCTCTCGCCCGGGGCCGGGCGGAGGGCCCCCGCATCGCGGCGACCCCGGTCGACCTGGAAATCGAACGTTGCCTGGCCACCCCGGCGGGAAGCGAGAAGACCCTGCTGCCCTGGGAACGCCTGCTTCCACTGCTCGAGCGCTGCCGGGATCTGCGCCTCGACGGCCGGCCCATCGCGGCCGACAAGACGGCATTGATGCCGATCGTGGTGGTGGAAGACCATGACTCGGGAGGCTTCGTCCTCCGCCTGCGGCCGGCGCGGGTGGAGCGGGATCTGGGCCGCGGACTGGTGGTCGCCGGGGGCAAGCTCCGGCTGCGGGGCGAGCCGGGGCTGACACGCCGGGAAGTCGAAGAACTCGGTCGCGGCCGGATCCTTCCCCGGCACCGGGTGGGCGAGTTGGTGACCGAAATCCTGCCCGACCTGCGCCGCCGCCTGCAGGTGGAGGTCGTCACCCGGCGGCTGCCCGCCACCGCCTCCGTGCCTCCCCGGGTGGAGATCGAAACCCGGCGGGAAGGCAGCGTGCTGCGCCTGCGGCCCGAGATCGTCTACGGCGATCCCCCCACGGGAAAAATCGAGCAGGGCCGGCTGATCTACCTCGGGCGGGGTGAAGTGCCCCGGAGGGACCGGGAGCGGGAGGGGGTGCTGCGCGCCCGCCTCGGCCGGCTCGGCCTCAGGCCCGGCGAGGATCTGCGCGTCGAGGGCGAGCAGGCGGTGACCCTGGCCCGGCAACTCGCGCGACTGCCCTTCACCATCAAGGGAGAAGCCCTCGACCGCTTCTTCCTCGCCGCGCCCCTGGCCCCCCATCTGACCATCGACGGCACGCGCCTCGACGTGGACTTCCGGTGTACGGAAGACGTGCCGGGAGCCCCTCGAGGGAGCCGTGCCTCGGCCGAAGATGTGCTGGGAGCCTGGCGCCGGGGGGAGTCGCTGGTTCCCCTGAGGGAAGGCGGCTGGTCCCCCCTGCCCGCGGCCTGGCTCGCGCGCCACGGCGAGACTCTCGCCGACCTGATGGCGGCCCGGGACGCCGACGGTCGTCTGCCCGCTGCCTGCGCCGGCACCCTGGCCCGCCTGGCGCGCCAGGCCGATGACGACGATGCCGCCGTGGAACTGCGTTCGCCGGTGGTGGACCGGCTGGCCGCCCCAACCGACGCGCCGCCGGAATCCCTGCCGGAGGACCTGGAAGCCACCCTGCGGGCATACCAGCTCGAAGGTGTGCGCTGGCTCCAGCGGCTGCGTCGGGCGGGGGTGGGCGGCCTGCTGGCCGACGACATGGGCCTGGGCAAGACCCTCCAGGCCCTCTGCGTGGTGGAGGCCCCGGCCCTGGTGGTCTGCCCGACCAGTCTGCTGCACAACTGGTCCCACGAAACTGCGCGTTTCCGGCCGGCGCTGCGGGTGAACGTCTACCACGGCCCCCGACGCAAGCTCGACCCGGACGCCGACCTGACCCTCACCTCCTACGCCGTCGCCCGCCTGGACACCGACACGCTGGCCCGGGTGGAGTGGAAGACACTGATCCTCGACGAGGCCCAGGCGATCAAGAATCCCGAAAGCCAGGCCGCCCGCGCGGTCTGCTCGCTCAGCGCCGAATTCCGGCTCGCCCTGACCGGCACACCGGTGGAAAACCGCCTCGAGGAACTGTGGAGCCAGCTCCACTTCGCCAATCCCCGCATGCTCGGCTCGCGCCGGGATTTTCTCGAACGCTATGCCCGTCCCATCACCTCCGGCGACGAGCAGGTCGCCGAGCGGCTGCGCCGCCGGGTCCGCCCCTTCATCCTGCGCCGGGTCAAGGCCCAGGTGGCCCCCGAGCTGCCCACCCGCAGCGAAATCGAGCTCTATTGCACCCTGGGCGAAGAGGAGCGGGAACTCTACAGCGCCCTGGAACTGGCCACGCGCCGCGAAGTGGTCGCCCGCCTGCGCCGGGGAGGCAGCGTGATGGCCGCCCTCGAGGCCCTGCTGCGCCTGCGCCAGGCGGCCTGCCACCCGGCCCTCGTGCCGGGCTCCCGCGTTCGCCGTTCGGCCAAGGTCGAGCTTTTGATCGGCCGCCTGGCCGTCGCCGCCGAGGACGGGCACCGCAGCCTGGTCTTCTCCCAGTGGACCGGCCTGCTCGACCTGGTCGAAGCGCCACTCCGGCAGGCCGGCCTCGACTTCGTGCGTCTCGACGGCTCGACCCGGGACCGGGCGGCGGTGGTCGCCGCTTTCCAGCACGAGCAGGGGCCGCCGGTGATGCTGGTCTCCCTCAAGGCCGGAGGGACCGGCCTCAACCTCACCGCCGCCGACCATGTGTTCCTGCTCGATCCCTGGTGGAATCCTGCGGTGGAAGACCAGGCCGCGGATCGCACCCACCGCATCGGCCAGCAGCGGCCGGTGCTGATCCACCGGCTGATCGCCGAGGACACGGTGGAAGAGCGGATCCTCGCCCTCCAGCGAGCCAAGCGGCGACTGGCCGACGCGATCCTCGACGGCACCGGTTCGACCGCCGGCCTGAGCCGGGACGACCTGCTGGCCCTGCTCGACTAG
- a CDS encoding carbamate kinase translates to MRAGMRGRRAVVALGGNAITRPGEEGSVAQDYKNLEESLDGVVDLLEAGYELLLTHGNGPQVGNQMIRVELSEGEAPDLPLDVMVADIQGGLGYMIERVLRAKLRRRGLAHRVCCMLTMTEVRADDPAFDNPTKFVGIAYREEDVEQLTRVRGWVLREDEGRGWRRVVPSPEPVDIVERQELITLMDAGVVVISGGGGGIPVRRNRRGEPVGVEGVVDKDLASAVIAQVVGAPELFILTAVEQVMLDFGKSTQRGIDEMSVEQARAHLAAGQFPPGSMGPKVEAACRFIEGGGGRVLITDTAHLSRALEGRTGTWITA, encoded by the coding sequence ATGCGAGCCGGAATGCGCGGGCGGCGGGCCGTCGTCGCCCTGGGAGGCAACGCGATCACCCGCCCCGGTGAGGAAGGCTCGGTCGCGCAGGACTACAAGAACCTCGAGGAGAGTCTCGACGGGGTGGTGGATCTGCTGGAAGCGGGTTACGAGTTGCTGCTGACCCATGGCAACGGGCCCCAGGTGGGCAACCAGATGATTCGCGTCGAGCTTTCCGAGGGCGAGGCGCCTGACCTGCCCCTGGACGTGATGGTGGCCGACATCCAGGGGGGGCTGGGCTACATGATCGAGCGGGTGCTGCGCGCCAAGCTCCGTCGCCGGGGTCTGGCCCACAGGGTTTGCTGCATGTTGACCATGACCGAGGTGCGGGCCGACGATCCGGCCTTCGACAATCCCACCAAGTTCGTCGGCATCGCCTACCGGGAAGAAGACGTCGAACAGCTCACCCGTGTGCGGGGTTGGGTCCTGCGCGAAGACGAGGGCCGCGGTTGGCGCCGGGTGGTTCCCTCTCCCGAGCCGGTGGACATCGTCGAGCGCCAGGAGCTGATCACGCTGATGGACGCCGGCGTGGTGGTGATCAGCGGGGGAGGCGGAGGGATTCCCGTCCGCCGTAACCGCCGCGGCGAGCCGGTGGGGGTCGAGGGGGTGGTGGACAAGGACCTGGCGTCCGCGGTGATCGCCCAGGTGGTGGGGGCCCCGGAGCTGTTCATCCTCACCGCCGTCGAGCAGGTGATGCTGGACTTCGGCAAGTCGACCCAGCGGGGTATCGACGAGATGAGCGTGGAACAGGCCCGGGCCCATCTCGCCGCGGGGCAGTTCCCCCCGGGGAGCATGGGGCCCAAGGTGGAGGCCGCCTGCCGCTTCATCGAGGGCGGCGGCGGCCGGGTGCTGATCACCGACACCGCCCATCTCTCCCGGGCGCTGGAAGGGCGTACCGGGACCTGGATCACGGCGTGA
- a CDS encoding carbon-nitrogen hydrolase family protein: MDSLNIALLQMRVGPDKEANLERAETMARRAVARGADLLVLPEMFNCPYRYDFFAPFAEPIPTGATCRRLSALAAELGRLVVGGSIPEREGETLYNTATVWSSSGECLGRHRKAHLFDVDIPGGITFTESRVFSPGTGPTVIATDRATLGLGICFDLRFADLFREEVDQGAEVLVLPGAFNTTTGPAHWEPLLRARAIENTVFVAACSPAPAADASYPAWGHSMIVDPWGEVLAAAGREEAIVSARLEASRLAAVRRALPVLGRRSPGRRNR, from the coding sequence ATGGACAGCTTGAACATCGCCCTGCTCCAGATGAGGGTGGGCCCGGACAAGGAGGCCAACCTCGAGCGGGCCGAGACGATGGCGCGGCGGGCGGTCGCCCGGGGGGCCGATCTGCTGGTCCTGCCGGAGATGTTCAACTGCCCTTACAGGTACGATTTTTTCGCTCCCTTCGCCGAGCCGATTCCCACGGGAGCGACCTGCCGCAGGTTGTCGGCCCTGGCCGCGGAACTGGGCCGGCTGGTGGTGGGCGGGTCGATTCCCGAGCGGGAGGGGGAGACGCTCTACAACACCGCCACCGTCTGGAGCTCTTCGGGCGAATGTCTCGGTCGGCACCGCAAGGCCCACCTGTTCGACGTGGATATTCCCGGCGGGATCACCTTCACCGAGTCGCGTGTCTTCAGCCCCGGTACCGGCCCCACCGTCATCGCCACCGACAGGGCGACTCTCGGGCTGGGTATCTGTTTCGACCTGCGCTTCGCCGACCTGTTTCGGGAGGAGGTCGACCAGGGGGCGGAAGTGCTCGTGCTCCCCGGCGCCTTCAACACCACCACCGGTCCGGCTCACTGGGAGCCGTTGCTCCGGGCGAGGGCCATCGAGAACACCGTCTTCGTGGCGGCCTGTTCCCCGGCACCGGCGGCCGACGCTTCCTACCCGGCCTGGGGTCACTCGATGATCGTCGACCCGTGGGGCGAGGTGCTGGCGGCCGCCGGACGGGAAGAGGCGATCGTCAGCGCGCGGCTGGAGGCTTCCCGCCTGGCGGCGGTGCGCCGGGCGCTGCCGGTGCTCGGCCGTCGGTCCCCTGGGCGACGAAATCGGTGA
- a CDS encoding glycosyltransferase family 2 protein → MSKAPLLSVVIPVYNEEEVLPHMYARLTEVLEKLDESYEILLVNDGSRDRSLEIMVELRERDPRVTLVNLARNFGHQLAVTAGLDHARGQAVVIIDADLQDPPEVIPAMLERWREGYDVVYGQRVARAGESLFKKLTAAAFYRFLRRMTSVDIPVDTGDFRLLSRRVVDAMSRLGEHHRFLRGMIAWLGFRQVALQYERAPRFAGETKYPLRKMLRFAADATVSFSFLPLRAATALGFLVAAACLIYAGYAVWARLFAGVTVSGWTSLMVAVLFLGAVQLLSLGVIGEYLGRVYEEVKGRPLYVTDFVAQGTDGRAPAAPGAPPPGGKPPAAR, encoded by the coding sequence ATGAGCAAGGCTCCCCTGCTGAGCGTGGTGATCCCGGTCTACAACGAGGAGGAAGTCCTGCCTCACATGTACGCACGCCTGACCGAGGTTCTCGAGAAACTGGACGAGAGCTACGAGATCCTGCTGGTCAACGACGGCAGCCGGGACCGCTCGCTGGAAATCATGGTCGAACTGCGGGAGCGGGACCCGCGGGTCACCCTGGTCAACCTGGCCCGCAACTTCGGTCACCAGCTCGCCGTCACCGCCGGGCTGGACCACGCCCGGGGGCAGGCGGTGGTGATCATCGACGCGGATTTGCAGGACCCTCCGGAGGTGATCCCGGCCATGCTCGAGCGCTGGCGTGAGGGCTACGACGTGGTCTACGGCCAGCGTGTCGCCCGCGCAGGCGAGAGCCTGTTCAAGAAACTCACGGCAGCCGCCTTCTACCGCTTTCTGCGCCGCATGACCTCCGTGGACATTCCCGTGGACACCGGCGATTTCCGCCTGCTCAGCCGACGGGTCGTCGACGCCATGAGCCGGCTGGGTGAGCATCACCGTTTTCTACGGGGCATGATCGCCTGGCTCGGTTTCCGCCAGGTGGCGCTGCAGTACGAGCGGGCGCCACGCTTCGCCGGAGAAACCAAGTACCCGCTGCGCAAGATGCTCCGCTTCGCCGCCGATGCGACCGTCTCGTTCTCGTTCCTGCCCCTGCGGGCGGCGACGGCCCTGGGTTTCCTGGTGGCGGCGGCTTGCCTGATCTACGCGGGCTACGCCGTATGGGCCCGGCTCTTCGCCGGCGTGACCGTCTCGGGCTGGACCTCCCTGATGGTCGCGGTGCTCTTTCTCGGCGCGGTCCAACTGCTGAGCCTGGGCGTCATCGGCGAGTACCTGGGCCGGGTCTACGAGGAGGTCAAGGGACGCCCCCTCTACGTCACCGATTTCGTCGCCCAGGGGACCGACGGCCGAGCACCGGCAGCGCCCGGCGCACCGCCGCCAGGCGGGAAGCCTCCAGCCGCGCGCTGA
- a CDS encoding class I SAM-dependent methyltransferase: MTVGGDFDRYSEDYAEVVQQSIDFAGQDVAFFTEVKARVLLQAARRHLGSCAELALLDVGCGVGLTESFLVEHCGEVHGVDVSADSIRRARENHPRAFFKAFDGRHLPFEDQRFDLVFAINVMHHVQPAERDPLIAEMARTLRPGGLAAILEHNPWNPLTRRAVSRCPFDEDAILLRRRESRRRLQRAGLECVESRYILFFPWRGDRWRRIEARLGALPLGAQHMVAARRC; this comes from the coding sequence GTGACGGTGGGCGGGGACTTCGACCGCTACAGCGAAGACTACGCGGAGGTGGTGCAACAGTCCATCGACTTCGCCGGCCAGGACGTGGCCTTCTTCACGGAGGTCAAGGCGCGGGTCCTGCTGCAGGCCGCACGCCGGCATCTCGGATCGTGCGCGGAACTCGCCCTGCTGGACGTGGGCTGCGGGGTGGGCCTGACCGAGAGCTTCCTGGTGGAACATTGCGGCGAGGTCCACGGCGTGGACGTCTCGGCCGACTCCATCCGCCGCGCCCGGGAGAATCACCCGCGCGCCTTCTTCAAGGCCTTCGACGGCCGGCACCTGCCCTTCGAGGACCAGCGCTTCGACCTCGTCTTCGCGATCAATGTCATGCACCACGTGCAGCCCGCGGAGCGTGACCCCCTGATCGCGGAGATGGCCCGCACCCTGCGTCCGGGGGGACTGGCCGCGATCCTCGAGCACAACCCGTGGAACCCCCTCACCCGCCGTGCGGTCTCCCGCTGCCCCTTCGACGAGGATGCGATCCTGCTCCGGCGCCGCGAGTCCCGCCGCCGCCTGCAGCGGGCGGGACTCGAGTGCGTCGAATCGCGCTACATCCTCTTCTTCCCCTGGCGGGGCGATCGCTGGCGGCGGATCGAGGCCCGTCTCGGCGCCCTTCCCCTCGGCGCCCAGCACATGGTCGCCGCCCGCCGATGTTGA
- the ahcY gene encoding adenosylhomocysteinase gives MTTTPELQSRGTLQYKIRDLSLADWGRKELELAEKEMPGLMAVRRQWADKQPLAGLRISGSLHMTIQTGVLIETLVALGAQVRWASCNIFSTQDHAAAAVVVGPDGTVDEPRGVPVFAWKGESLEDYWDCTRQALDFGDGLGPQQIVDDGGDATLLIHKGYEFEEQGRVPDPSTASNEEEAVVFAVLARIQAEDPQRWHKVVAEMRGVTEETTTGVLRLYERAENGTLLFPAINVNDSVTKSKFDNLYGCRHSLVDGLMRASDVMLSGKICVVCGYGDVGKGCAQSLRGQGARVIVTEIDPICALQAAMEGYEVKTLEDVVDYADVFITATGNFNVIHVEHMKRMKDGAIVGNIGHFDNEIDMAGLKAVEGVVRTNIKPQYDKWTFPDGHSVLILAEGRLLNLGCATGHPSFVMSNSFTNQTLAQIELATELHKYEKKVYVLPKHLDEMVARLHLDQLGVKLTRLTDEQAAYLGISPDGPYKPEHYRY, from the coding sequence ATGACCACCACACCGGAACTTCAGAGCAGGGGCACCCTGCAGTACAAGATCAGGGACCTGAGCCTTGCCGATTGGGGACGCAAAGAACTCGAGCTGGCCGAAAAGGAGATGCCGGGCCTGATGGCGGTGCGCCGTCAATGGGCGGACAAGCAGCCCCTGGCGGGCCTGCGGATCTCGGGTTCGCTGCACATGACGATCCAGACCGGCGTGCTGATCGAGACGCTGGTGGCGCTTGGAGCCCAGGTTCGCTGGGCGTCGTGCAATATCTTCTCCACCCAGGATCACGCCGCCGCGGCGGTGGTGGTCGGTCCGGATGGCACGGTGGACGAGCCCCGGGGGGTGCCGGTCTTCGCCTGGAAGGGCGAGAGTCTCGAAGATTACTGGGACTGTACCCGCCAGGCTCTCGACTTCGGTGACGGCCTCGGCCCCCAGCAGATCGTCGACGATGGCGGAGACGCCACGCTGCTGATTCACAAGGGGTACGAGTTCGAAGAGCAGGGCCGGGTGCCGGATCCCTCCACGGCGTCGAACGAGGAAGAGGCCGTGGTCTTCGCCGTTCTCGCCCGGATCCAGGCCGAGGATCCCCAGCGTTGGCACAAGGTGGTCGCCGAGATGCGCGGCGTGACCGAGGAGACCACCACGGGGGTGTTGCGCCTGTACGAGCGGGCCGAGAACGGGACGCTGCTCTTCCCCGCGATCAACGTCAACGATTCGGTGACCAAGAGCAAGTTCGACAATCTCTATGGCTGCCGCCATTCGCTGGTCGATGGCTTGATGCGGGCCAGCGACGTGATGCTCTCGGGCAAGATCTGCGTGGTCTGCGGCTACGGTGACGTGGGCAAGGGCTGCGCCCAGTCCCTGCGGGGGCAGGGGGCGCGGGTGATCGTCACCGAGATCGATCCGATCTGCGCCCTGCAGGCGGCCATGGAAGGCTACGAGGTCAAGACCCTCGAAGACGTGGTGGACTACGCCGATGTCTTCATCACCGCCACCGGTAACTTCAACGTGATCCACGTCGAGCACATGAAGCGCATGAAGGATGGCGCGATCGTCGGCAACATCGGCCACTTCGACAACGAGATCGACATGGCCGGGCTGAAAGCCGTCGAGGGTGTGGTGCGGACCAACATCAAGCCGCAGTACGACAAGTGGACCTTCCCCGACGGTCACTCGGTGCTGATCCTCGCCGAGGGTCGCCTGCTCAACCTGGGTTGCGCCACCGGGCATCCGAGCTTCGTGATGTCCAACAGCTTCACCAACCAGACCCTGGCCCAGATCGAGCTGGCCACCGAGCTGCACAAGTACGAAAAGAAAGTCTACGTGCTGCCCAAGCATCTCGACGAGATGGTGGCCCGCCTGCAC